In Scatophagus argus isolate fScaArg1 chromosome 3, fScaArg1.pri, whole genome shotgun sequence, one genomic interval encodes:
- the LOC124056115 gene encoding inhibin beta B chain, producing MNSFISASRMTPSSSFPTFLFWALLFMKGHCVSGFPGCASCGLPAMEKDAEERLMIEIAKQQLLDKLHLKERPNITQTVPRLALLTALRKLHSGRVRQDGTLELENNIPPKDKGYEIVSFADINQTDNGDKASLSLAFQFLQERGHSIQVLQSSLWVYVRSSEDPHRHSRLSAQVFLSADDGESDSNRTLVIEKMLEVQESNWHTIPITRTLQAFLDGSQHQLRLEVSCDEDGKNLCSLDGSADTPYQPFMVAQVRLRDNHSKHSLRRRSLRCGDDVTVCCKRDFYIKFKDIQWHDWIIAPEGYHMNYCMGQCPQHLSGSPGIASSFHATVFSQLKVNGINTAASSCCIPTERRPLSMVYFNSQHSIVKTDVPDMIVESCGCT from the exons atgaattcatttatttcagcgTCGAGGATGAcgccttcctcttccttcccaACGTTTCTTTTTTGGGCACTCTTGTTCATGAAGGGTCACTGTGTCAGTGGCTTCCCGGGCTGCGCGTCTTGTGGCTTGCCGGCGATGGAAAAAGACGCAGAGGAAAGGCTGATGATAGAAATTGCCAAGCAGCAACTTTTGGACAAGCTGCACCTGAAAGAAAGACCAAACATCACTCAGACGGTGCCCCGGTTGGCGCTCCTCACTGCGCTGCGTAAACTGCACTCGGGGCGCGTCAGACAGGATGGTACTCTTGAACTAGAAAACAACATACCTCCAAAAGATAAAGGCTATGAAATAGTGAGCTTTGCAGATATAA ATCAGACAGACAATGGTGATAAGGCCAGCCTCAGTCTTGCCTTCCAGTTTCTGCAGGAACGTGGCCATAGTATCCAGGTCCTCCAGTCTTCTCTGTGGGTCTACGTCCGCTCCTCCGAGGACCCTCACAGACACTCCCGCCTGTCTGCCCAGGTCTTCCTCTCCGCAGACGATGGGGAGTCAGACTCTAACCGCACCCTGGTGATAGAAAAAATGCTGGAGGTCCAGGAAAGTAACTGGCACACCATCCCCATCACCCGCACTCTACAGGCATTCCTGGATGGCAGCCAACACCAGCTGCGGCTAGAGGTCAGCTGCGACGAGGATGGCAAGAACCTTTGCTCCCTGGATGGCTCTGCTGACACACCCTACCAACCTTTCATGGTGGCCCAGGTGCGTCTCCGTGACAACCACTCCAAACACTCATTGAGGAGGCGCTCGCTGCGTTGTGGTGATGATGTCACGGTGTGCTGCAAGAGAGACTTCTACATCAAATTCAAGGATATCCAGTGGCATGACTGGATCATTGCACCCGAGGGTTACCATATGAACTACTGTATGGGTCAGTGCCCCCAACATCTGTCTGGCTCCCCAGGAATAGCATCTTCATTCCACGCCACTGTCTTCAGCCAGCTGAAAGTCAATGGTATTAACACAGCTGCATCTTCATGTTGTATTCCCACTGAGCGTCGGCCACTCTCCATGGTGTACTTCAACTCTCAGCACAGCATTGTCAAAACAGACGTCCCTGACATGATAGTGGAGTCCTGTGGATGTACATAA